One Brachybacterium kimchii genomic window carries:
- a CDS encoding alkaline phosphatase family protein: MTPAGDASASPRGDRAGTTFPSAPDLLSAPFAGGARPGQLDIVPPLLARADGGRDLVVLVDGLGSELLEEHLALTPTLRRLRDEVRTVRTVAPSTTATAMTSLITGLAPLEHGVLGYLTRDPRSGRAVNQLTGAAGIDPAQWMPCPVPAERTRRRALQVAPAKHAGSLLTGSAFRGWEFFAQAERGDRTGAALAALRAGGDDALVHLHVDDVDHAGHKHGVDSDAWRDALAGADSLIGTLLRRAPTGTRVHVTADHGMVDTAPERTIDLARVPQVRRGLAMVAGEPRALVLFARRREDAPALVEATREAVGEHAVVLSREEMLGAGLLGPGTSPSIPPHLHGRVGDAIVLARGRWVVDDSRRHASSRRPETGVHGSLTSAESLVPLLTVEV; encoded by the coding sequence ATGACCCCGGCAGGCGACGCCTCCGCCTCCCCCCGCGGGGACCGGGCCGGGACGACCTTCCCGTCGGCCCCCGACCTGCTGTCCGCGCCGTTCGCGGGCGGCGCCCGCCCGGGCCAGCTCGACATCGTCCCGCCCCTGCTCGCGCGGGCCGACGGCGGGCGCGACCTCGTGGTCCTCGTGGACGGGCTGGGCAGCGAGCTGCTCGAGGAGCACCTCGCGCTCACCCCGACCCTGCGCCGACTGCGCGACGAGGTGCGCACGGTGCGCACCGTCGCCCCGTCGACGACCGCGACCGCGATGACCTCCCTGATCACGGGCCTCGCACCGCTCGAGCACGGAGTCCTCGGCTACCTCACCCGGGACCCGCGCAGCGGCCGGGCCGTCAATCAGCTCACGGGCGCCGCGGGCATCGATCCTGCGCAGTGGATGCCGTGCCCCGTGCCCGCCGAGAGGACACGGCGGCGCGCCCTCCAGGTCGCCCCCGCGAAGCACGCCGGCAGCCTGCTCACCGGGAGCGCCTTCCGCGGCTGGGAGTTCTTCGCGCAGGCCGAGCGCGGTGACCGGACGGGAGCGGCCCTCGCGGCCCTGCGCGCGGGCGGCGACGACGCGCTCGTGCATCTGCACGTGGACGACGTCGACCACGCCGGCCACAAGCACGGGGTGGACTCGGACGCCTGGCGCGACGCGCTGGCCGGCGCGGACTCCCTGATCGGGACGCTGCTGCGGCGCGCGCCCACGGGAACGCGCGTCCACGTCACAGCCGACCACGGCATGGTCGACACCGCCCCCGAGCGCACGATCGACCTCGCCCGCGTGCCCCAGGTGCGCCGCGGCCTCGCGATGGTCGCGGGGGAGCCGCGTGCGCTCGTGCTCTTCGCCCGTCGTCGCGAGGACGCCCCGGCCCTGGTCGAGGCGACGCGGGAGGCGGTGGGGGAGCACGCGGTCGTGCTCTCGCGCGAGGAGATGCTCGGCGCGGGTCTGCTGGGACCTGGGACGTCCCCCTCGATCCCCCCGCACCTCCACGGCCGAGTGGGCGATGCGATCGTGCTGGCGCGCGGGCGATGGGTCGTCGACGACTCGCGTCGTCATGCGTCCTCACGCCGGCCGGAGACCGGCGTGCACGGCTCGCTCACCAGTGCGGAGTCCCTGGTGCCGCTGCTCACCGTGGAGGTGTGA
- a CDS encoding DUF5998 family protein, with the protein MSTALPTDLLGELESAGYFPQTAAACVQRALRAAPVRAHLVRPETTFDGPEVRRHLTVLVITDRHLVVTHLDDDPADELNPSQVVSTTERVRLDRVHTTGMSQVFDSDGTRVRGSEAEVTLAVTWGGSRRLDVERAWCDDPECQAEHGWSGTLAPADLALRVSALADGQDAVDAAVRFHDRLLDAIDAVG; encoded by the coding sequence ATGTCCACCGCACTTCCCACGGATCTCCTCGGCGAGCTCGAGAGCGCCGGGTACTTCCCGCAGACCGCCGCCGCCTGCGTGCAGCGCGCCCTGCGCGCGGCGCCGGTGCGCGCCCACCTGGTGCGGCCCGAGACCACCTTCGACGGGCCCGAGGTGCGGCGCCACCTCACGGTCCTCGTGATCACCGACCGCCACCTCGTGGTCACCCATCTCGACGACGATCCGGCCGACGAGCTCAACCCCAGCCAGGTCGTCTCCACGACCGAGCGCGTGCGCCTGGACCGTGTGCACACCACGGGCATGTCCCAGGTGTTCGACTCCGACGGCACGCGGGTGCGCGGCAGCGAGGCCGAGGTCACCCTCGCGGTCACCTGGGGCGGCAGTCGGCGCCTGGACGTCGAGCGGGCCTGGTGCGACGACCCCGAGTGCCAGGCGGAGCACGGCTGGAGCGGCACTCTCGCGCCCGCCGATCTCGCGCTGCGCGTGAGCGCGCTCGCCGACGGCCAGGACGCCGTCGACGCGGCCGTGCGCTTCCACGACCGCCTGCTGGACGCGATCGACGCCGTCGGATGA
- a CDS encoding GNAT family N-acetyltransferase: MGARRDAGSGAGAGATAASAAYPAHWEADIALSDGSAAHLRPILPSDADALQRFHTAQSEHSRYLRFFAPMPELSPRDLTRFTVVDHRDRVALIVLIGEDIVAVGRFDRLEGTSEAEVAFNVADSQQGKGLGSVLLEHLAAAARERGVATFVADVLPQNSRMINVFTDAGFDVRRTYDDGVVVVEFSIDPTERSRAVIAEREHRAEARAMERMLHPASLAVLGVSSHRDSMGGRILRHIEQAGYDGELHVVARDALELQGHSTYSRIADVPGPVDLAVIALARAEDCIAAVEECGRAGVRAVLLPTEAFAETSGSGAAGGRGADPSGAGERPSLQRRLVGAARREGVRVLGPGSLGFLRTGEHSLNASLVPHLPRAGGVALAGQSGALSAMLLGGVESRGIGVHEFVSVGNRADVSLNDTLQHWQDDEDVRVIALSLESMGNPRKFTRIARRITRKRPLVVLRPPGTTTAAPPGHDVRSSQLPRRALDQVLLSAGVVPTLSVDQLTDVVDALDRQGVPPGDRVGLLANTAALGESLRGAADAAGLRVVRDERRALLSTDPRFVERAFTSLAALGEVDVVVLAVLDALGEDLSASLARMARTARGADVRLVVCAVTDLDRFESLERATRADDEMPPLHPTPVLAVRAAAGMLAARRGAVGGDEPALREGIDREAARRIVQTEISAPGAPGTAPRALDQERTSALLETYGLHLLPSRTVADADDAVRAASEIGYPIALKSTDPVLSHRSDLGGVRLDIPDAVQLRHAFAAMRRDLAFSSADLAVQAMAPPGIPVVVRSVEDPSLGPVLAFSLAGDATDLLDDVAYAIPPLDDESVTRLIDGPATSVKLRGHLGLPAADRARLEDLVIRVGLMAEDLPELHSLVLHPVVVGRGGCTIIGARAEVAQAPNRTDSLRRTLSGPASA, translated from the coding sequence ATGGGAGCACGACGCGACGCGGGCTCCGGCGCGGGCGCCGGGGCGACCGCGGCCTCCGCCGCCTACCCCGCCCACTGGGAGGCGGACATCGCGCTCAGCGACGGCAGCGCCGCCCACCTGCGGCCCATCCTCCCGAGCGACGCCGACGCCCTCCAGCGCTTCCACACCGCGCAGTCCGAGCACTCCCGGTACCTGCGCTTCTTCGCCCCGATGCCGGAGCTCTCCCCGCGGGACCTCACACGCTTCACGGTCGTGGACCACCGCGACCGCGTCGCCCTGATCGTGCTCATCGGCGAGGACATCGTGGCCGTCGGCCGCTTCGACCGCCTCGAGGGCACCTCCGAGGCCGAGGTCGCCTTCAACGTGGCCGATTCCCAGCAGGGCAAGGGCCTGGGATCCGTGCTCCTGGAGCACCTCGCCGCTGCCGCGCGCGAGCGCGGGGTCGCCACGTTCGTGGCGGACGTGCTCCCGCAGAACAGCCGGATGATCAACGTGTTCACCGACGCGGGCTTCGACGTGCGCCGCACCTACGACGACGGCGTGGTCGTCGTCGAGTTCAGCATCGACCCCACCGAGCGCTCCCGCGCCGTGATCGCCGAGCGCGAGCACCGTGCGGAGGCCCGCGCCATGGAGCGCATGCTGCACCCCGCCTCCCTCGCCGTGCTCGGGGTCTCCTCCCATCGCGACTCGATGGGCGGGAGGATCCTGCGGCACATCGAGCAGGCCGGCTACGACGGCGAGCTGCACGTGGTCGCCAGGGACGCCCTCGAGCTGCAGGGACACAGCACCTATTCCCGGATCGCCGATGTCCCCGGGCCCGTCGATCTCGCCGTCATCGCCCTCGCGCGCGCCGAGGACTGCATCGCCGCGGTCGAGGAGTGCGGGCGCGCCGGGGTGCGCGCCGTGCTGCTGCCCACCGAGGCCTTCGCCGAGACCTCGGGGAGCGGGGCGGCCGGCGGTCGCGGGGCCGATCCGTCGGGCGCGGGGGAGAGGCCCTCCCTGCAGCGCCGTCTGGTCGGCGCGGCGCGCCGCGAGGGCGTGCGCGTCCTGGGTCCCGGCTCCCTCGGGTTCCTGCGCACCGGGGAGCACTCCCTGAACGCCTCCCTCGTCCCGCACCTCCCGCGCGCGGGAGGCGTCGCGCTCGCCGGCCAGTCCGGGGCGCTCTCGGCGATGCTGCTGGGCGGCGTCGAGTCCCGCGGCATCGGCGTGCACGAGTTCGTGTCCGTGGGCAACCGCGCCGACGTCTCCCTCAACGACACCCTCCAGCACTGGCAGGACGACGAGGACGTGCGCGTCATCGCGCTCTCGCTCGAGTCCATGGGCAACCCCCGCAAGTTCACGCGCATCGCGCGGCGGATCACGCGGAAGAGGCCGCTCGTGGTGCTGCGCCCGCCGGGGACCACCACGGCGGCCCCTCCCGGGCACGACGTGCGCTCGTCCCAGCTGCCCCGACGGGCGCTGGACCAGGTGCTGCTCTCCGCCGGGGTCGTGCCGACCCTCAGCGTCGACCAGCTCACGGACGTCGTCGACGCCCTCGACCGCCAGGGCGTGCCGCCCGGAGACCGCGTCGGGCTGCTCGCGAACACGGCGGCGCTCGGGGAGTCGCTGCGGGGCGCGGCCGACGCGGCCGGGCTGCGCGTCGTGCGCGACGAGCGACGCGCCCTGCTGAGCACGGACCCCCGCTTCGTCGAGCGCGCCTTCACCTCGCTCGCGGCGCTCGGCGAGGTGGACGTGGTGGTCCTCGCCGTCCTCGACGCCCTGGGCGAGGATCTCTCCGCCTCCCTGGCGCGGATGGCGCGCACCGCCCGCGGGGCCGACGTGCGCCTGGTGGTGTGCGCGGTGACCGACCTCGACCGCTTCGAGTCCCTCGAGCGGGCCACCCGCGCCGACGACGAGATGCCGCCGCTGCACCCCACGCCGGTGCTCGCCGTGCGCGCGGCCGCGGGCATGCTCGCCGCCCGGCGCGGCGCCGTCGGCGGGGACGAGCCCGCCTTGCGCGAGGGCATCGACCGGGAGGCGGCCCGCCGCATCGTCCAGACGGAGATCTCCGCGCCCGGGGCCCCGGGGACGGCGCCCCGCGCGCTCGACCAGGAGCGCACCTCGGCCCTGCTCGAGACCTACGGCCTGCACCTGCTGCCCTCCCGCACCGTCGCCGATGCCGACGACGCCGTGCGCGCCGCCTCGGAGATCGGGTATCCCATCGCCCTCAAGAGCACCGACCCCGTGCTCAGCCACCGCAGCGACCTCGGCGGGGTGCGCCTGGACATCCCCGACGCCGTGCAGCTGCGCCACGCCTTCGCCGCCATGCGCCGCGACCTCGCCTTCTCGAGCGCCGACCTCGCCGTCCAGGCGATGGCGCCCCCCGGTATCCCGGTCGTGGTGCGCAGCGTGGAGGACCCGTCCCTGGGGCCCGTGCTCGCCTTCTCCCTGGCGGGGGACGCGACCGACCTCCTCGACGACGTCGCCTACGCGATCCCGCCGCTCGACGACGAGTCGGTGACCCGGCTCATCGACGGCCCCGCGACCTCCGTGAAGCTCCGCGGCCACCTGGGACTGCCGGCCGCGGACCGCGCCCGGCTCGAGGACCTCGTGATCCGCGTGGGCCTCATGGCGGAGGACCTGCCCGAGCTGCACTCCCTCGTGCTGCACCCCGTGGTGGTCGGCCGCGGAGGGTGCACGATCATCGGCGCCCGCGCCGAGGTCGCCCAGGCGCCCAACCGCACCGACAGCCTGCGCCGCACCCTGAGCGGGCCCGCGAGCGCCTGA
- a CDS encoding DNA gyrase/topoisomerase IV subunit A, with product MARRSSTAGSDEDENIDGVVVDVDVTSEMETSYLEYAYSVIYARALPDARDGLKPVQRRILYMMDDMGLRPDRGHVKSQRVVGEVMGKLHPHGDSAIYDALVRMAQSFSMRMPLVDGHGNFGSLDNGPAAARYTEARMAKAAQLMTASLDEDVVEMIPNYDNQLLQPSVLPAQYPNLLVNGASGIAVGMATNMAPHNLVEVIAAARHLITHPDADLEDLMRLVPGPDLPTGGRIVGLDGVRDAYRTGRGSFKMRATTKVENITSRKKGIIVTELPYQVGPERFAEKLRDAVQSKKVQGISNYQDLTDRRHGLRLELTVKSGFNPDAVLQQLYRFTPMEESFGINNVTLVEGQPRTLGLKQLLEVFIAHRLDVVRRRTAHRLGKRKERLHLVEGLLIAILDIDEVIQIIRAADDGERARTALMAAFDLSEAQAEYILELRLRRLTKFSRIELETERDELRAEIERLEEILDSEELLRQVVSDELAHVAAEHGTPRRTVLLEAGSQQATSQAAPLEVADEPCRVLLSGSGLIARTSDAEDVVREGGRSSHDVVVADVLTTARSQVGAVTNLGRLLHVGVVELPALAPTAGPPSLAGGTKLSDLLTLEKGERVIGLVRAAGADLERGGSLALGTRQGIVKRVTLDFPRGDGFEIISLKDRDEVVGVVDLPEDSAAGDTDLVLITSDAHLLHFPAAGVRPQGRGAGGVAGIKLAEGAHVVSFGAVDVTREAEVVTISGTSGALPMTQTGSLKVSAFTEYPAKGRATGGVRCHRFLRGEDALIGAWAVNSPARACSEAGQPVDLPGPVGRRDGSGSPVAVPIAAVG from the coding sequence ATGGCACGACGCAGCAGCACCGCAGGCAGCGATGAGGACGAGAACATCGACGGCGTCGTCGTCGATGTCGACGTCACCAGCGAGATGGAGACCTCGTACCTCGAGTACGCGTACTCCGTCATCTACGCGCGCGCCCTGCCCGATGCCCGCGACGGCCTGAAGCCGGTCCAGCGCCGGATCCTCTACATGATGGACGACATGGGGCTGCGCCCCGATCGCGGGCACGTCAAGAGCCAGCGCGTGGTCGGCGAGGTGATGGGCAAGCTCCACCCCCACGGCGACAGCGCGATCTACGACGCCCTGGTGCGCATGGCGCAGAGCTTCTCGATGCGCATGCCGCTCGTGGACGGCCACGGCAACTTCGGCTCGCTCGACAACGGCCCGGCCGCCGCCCGCTACACCGAGGCGCGCATGGCGAAGGCCGCGCAGCTCATGACGGCCTCGCTCGACGAGGACGTCGTCGAGATGATCCCGAACTACGACAACCAGCTGCTGCAGCCCTCCGTGCTCCCTGCGCAGTATCCGAACCTCCTGGTCAACGGTGCTTCGGGGATCGCCGTCGGCATGGCCACGAACATGGCGCCCCACAACCTGGTGGAGGTCATCGCGGCGGCCCGCCACCTGATCACCCACCCCGACGCCGACCTCGAGGACCTCATGCGCCTGGTCCCCGGCCCGGACCTGCCCACGGGCGGGCGGATCGTGGGCCTCGACGGCGTGCGCGACGCGTACCGCACAGGACGCGGCTCCTTCAAGATGCGCGCGACCACCAAGGTCGAGAACATCACCAGCCGCAAGAAGGGCATCATCGTCACCGAGCTGCCCTACCAGGTGGGGCCCGAGCGCTTCGCCGAGAAGCTGCGCGACGCCGTGCAGTCCAAGAAGGTCCAGGGCATCAGCAACTACCAGGACCTCACCGACCGCCGCCACGGGCTGCGCCTCGAGCTCACGGTGAAGTCGGGCTTCAACCCGGACGCGGTGCTGCAGCAGCTCTACCGCTTCACGCCGATGGAGGAGTCCTTCGGCATCAACAACGTGACGCTCGTCGAGGGGCAGCCGCGCACCCTCGGCCTCAAGCAGCTGCTCGAGGTGTTCATCGCGCACCGTCTGGACGTCGTGCGCCGGCGCACCGCCCACCGCCTGGGCAAGCGCAAGGAGCGCCTGCACCTCGTCGAGGGTCTGCTGATCGCGATCCTCGACATCGACGAGGTCATCCAGATCATCCGTGCGGCCGACGACGGCGAGCGCGCCCGCACCGCCCTGATGGCCGCCTTCGACCTGTCCGAGGCGCAGGCCGAGTACATCCTCGAGCTGCGCCTGCGCCGCCTCACGAAGTTCTCCCGCATCGAGCTCGAGACCGAGCGCGACGAGCTGCGCGCCGAGATCGAGCGGCTCGAGGAGATCCTCGACTCCGAGGAACTGCTGCGACAGGTCGTCTCGGACGAGCTCGCGCACGTCGCCGCCGAGCACGGGACCCCGCGCCGCACGGTGCTCCTGGAGGCGGGGTCGCAGCAGGCGACCTCGCAGGCCGCACCGCTCGAGGTCGCCGACGAGCCCTGCCGCGTGCTGCTCTCCGGCAGCGGGCTCATCGCCCGCACGAGCGACGCGGAGGACGTGGTCCGCGAGGGCGGCCGCTCCTCGCACGACGTGGTGGTCGCCGACGTCCTCACCACCGCCCGCTCCCAGGTGGGCGCGGTGACCAACCTCGGGCGCCTGCTGCACGTGGGTGTCGTGGAGCTGCCCGCGCTCGCCCCGACGGCGGGCCCGCCGAGCCTCGCGGGAGGCACGAAGCTCTCCGACCTGCTGACCCTGGAGAAGGGCGAGAGGGTGATCGGGCTCGTGCGCGCGGCGGGCGCGGATCTCGAGCGCGGCGGCAGCCTCGCGCTCGGCACGCGCCAGGGCATCGTCAAGCGGGTGACGCTCGACTTCCCGCGCGGCGACGGCTTCGAGATCATCTCGCTCAAGGATCGTGACGAGGTCGTGGGGGTCGTGGACCTGCCCGAGGACTCCGCGGCGGGCGACACCGACCTGGTCCTCATCACCTCCGACGCCCACCTGCTGCACTTCCCCGCCGCAGGGGTGCGGCCGCAGGGCCGCGGCGCGGGCGGCGTCGCCGGCATCAAGCTCGCCGAGGGCGCGCACGTGGTCTCCTTCGGGGCTGTCGACGTCACCCGCGAGGCGGAGGTCGTGACGATCTCCGGCACCTCGGGCGCGCTGCCGATGACCCAGACGGGATCTCTGAAGGTCAGCGCCTTCACCGAGTACCCGGCGAAGGGCCGTGCGACCGGCGGCGTGCGCTGCCACCGCTTCCTGCGGGGCGAGGACGCGTTGATCGGCGCCTGGGCCGTCAATTCCCCCGCCCGTGCCTGCTCCGAGGCCGGCCAGCCCGTGGACCTGCCCGGCCCCGTCGGGCGGCGCGACGGCTCGGGCTCTCCGGTCGCGGTCCCGATCGCCGCCGTCGGCTGA
- a CDS encoding WXG100 family type VII secretion target, protein MTSFWGANTELLRDFASTVSDRAGDLGRIRADIGGTVATAAWEGPDAESFRSDWVRTSSTMGQVEEKLRARSEELIRHADEQDRASSPDGDGTGDGAESSQPWWKRVMDFGRGLWDRLPITALTTLYTGAKLVFQQMKNLKELSAAWRAYRAGNQQLWKDFVYGKTVGKVFSSLWSWTKKGLGLVTGGLSDKVLKVLESGVGKSVLGRIFSGTSQFFKNVGEASKAIYETGRTIEEVTSEFGKWATRFGKFANVVGKAVPGLDILTGGFGLVSAIKDGDTYGAIANGLVTAGGVVEAIGLACDGTVFGAPVGVVLNIVGGVLVVGGLGMELGRDIYRNWDKITTGVKDSASWVKDRGADAVDAAKDGYRAVSSKAHEVADDIGNGAKSTIDHVSSGVGKAMDWAFG, encoded by the coding sequence GGACCTGGGCAGGATCCGAGCCGACATCGGCGGCACCGTGGCCACCGCGGCATGGGAGGGGCCCGACGCCGAGAGCTTCCGCAGCGACTGGGTGCGCACGAGCAGCACCATGGGACAGGTCGAGGAGAAGCTGCGGGCGCGCTCCGAGGAGCTGATCCGGCATGCCGACGAGCAGGATCGCGCCTCGAGCCCGGACGGCGACGGGACCGGAGATGGCGCGGAGTCCTCGCAGCCGTGGTGGAAGCGCGTGATGGACTTCGGCAGGGGCCTGTGGGACCGGTTGCCGATCACCGCTCTCACGACGCTCTACACGGGAGCCAAGCTGGTCTTCCAGCAGATGAAGAACCTGAAGGAACTCAGCGCGGCCTGGAGAGCGTACCGAGCCGGCAACCAGCAGCTCTGGAAGGACTTCGTCTACGGCAAGACCGTGGGGAAGGTGTTCTCGTCGCTCTGGTCGTGGACGAAGAAGGGCCTGGGCCTGGTCACCGGGGGACTCTCGGACAAGGTCCTGAAGGTCCTCGAGAGCGGCGTCGGGAAGTCCGTGCTGGGGAGGATCTTCTCCGGGACCAGCCAATTCTTCAAGAACGTGGGGGAGGCGTCGAAGGCGATCTACGAGACCGGTCGGACCATCGAGGAGGTGACGAGCGAGTTCGGCAAGTGGGCCACTCGCTTCGGGAAGTTCGCCAACGTCGTCGGTAAGGCCGTCCCCGGGCTGGACATCCTCACCGGCGGATTCGGGCTGGTCAGTGCGATCAAGGACGGTGACACATACGGCGCGATCGCCAACGGGCTGGTCACCGCGGGTGGCGTGGTGGAGGCGATCGGCCTCGCGTGCGACGGAACGGTCTTCGGCGCGCCGGTCGGCGTCGTCCTCAACATCGTCGGCGGCGTCCTGGTCGTGGGCGGCCTGGGTATGGAGCTGGGCCGCGACATCTACCGCAACTGGGACAAGATCACCACGGGCGTGAAGGACAGCGCGTCATGGGTCAAGGACCGCGGCGCCGACGCGGTGGATGCCGCCAAGGACGGCTACCGTGCGGTGTCGTCGAAGGCTCACGAGGTGGCCGACGACATCGGCAACGGCGCCAAGAGCACGATCGACCACGTGAGCAGCGGCGTGGGCAAGGCCATGGACTGGGCCTTCGGCTGA